The nucleotide window CGCGATGTGCGCATCGTTGGTGCCGAGGCCGCAGGCGAGGGCATTGCAACGGGCCATCACGCCGCTTCACTGGCGGCCGGTCGCCCGGGCGTACTTCATGGCAATCGCACCTATGTGCTTTGCGATGACAACGGCCAGATCACCGAAACCCATTCGGTTTCGGCAGGGCTCGATTATCCCGGCGTCGGCCCCGAGCATGCCTTCCTGAAGGACGCGGGGCGCGCGGAATACGTAGGCGTTACCGATGATGAAGCGCTTGAGGCGTTCCACTTGCTTGCGCGCACCGAAGGCATCCTGGCTGCACTGGAATCCAGCCATGCCGTCGCGCAGGCCATGAAGCTGGCGCGCGAGATGTCGCCCGACCAATGTGTGCTGTGCAATCTGTCAGGTCGTGGCGACAAGGACGTACATACCATCGCAGCGCGTGAAGGAGTGCAGGTATGAATCGCATCGACCGTCGCTTCGCCGCGCTCAAGGCAGCCGGCCGTACGGGCCTGATTCCGTTCGTTACGGCAGGCGATCCGGTGCCTGCTCATACGGTGGCGCTGATGCATGCGTTGGTTGACGCCGGTGCGGATGTGATCGAGCTGGGCGTGCCGTTCTCCGACCCGATGGCCGATGGCCCTGTCATCCAGCACGCCAGTGAGCGCGCCATCGCCAAGGGGGTAGGCCTTCCCGACGTCCTGCGTTGGGTGGCCGAATTCCGTCAACGGGATGACGAGACGCCTGTGGTGTTGATGGGTTATCTGAATCCGGTAGAGATTCACGGTTACGATCGCTTCGCGCGGGAAGCCGTCGGGGCGGGCGTGGATGGCGTCCTGCTGGTGGATTGCCCGCTGGAGGAATCGGCCGTGCTGGCCCCGCTGAAGGCTGCGGGGCTGCGCCAGATCCTGCTGGCAGCGCCGACCACCGCACCCTCGCGTATGGCGCAGTTGTGCGGGTTGGCGGAGGGTTTCCTGTACTATGTGTCGTTTGCCGGGATCACCGGCGCGGGGCGTCTGAGCACCCAGGATATCGCCACGCGGGTGGCCGACATCCGGGCCCGCGCGAAGGCTCCGGTAGCGGTGGGCTTCGGCGTGCGCGATGCGCAAAGCGCGAAGGACATCGCCGGGTTTGCCGATGCGGTGGTCATCGGTAGTGCGCTGGTCGAACGGCTGGCGGGAGCGGAGCAGGCCGGCGATATCGCCAGCCGGGCGCAAGCATTCCTGCAACCGATCCGTACGGCGCTCGATGCACACTGAAACGGCTCCTGGCCGTTTCGGTCAGGAACGTTAGAGGTGTTGCGATGAACTGGCTCCAGAAAATCATGACTCCGCGTGTTCGCACGCCGGGCACGGCCACCAACGGCAAGGGCAAGGTGCCCGAGGGCGTGTGGGAGAAGTGCGGCGGCTGCGGCACCGTGCTGTACCGCCCGGAGCTGGAACGCAATCTGATGGTGTGCCCCAAGTGCGGCCACCACCACACGATCGAGGCACGCGCGCGTCTGAAGGCCTTCCTCGACGAAGGCTCGACGCAGGAATGGTGGGCCAGCATGGAGCCCACCGATCCGCTGAAATTCCGTGACTCCAAGAAGTACCGCGACCGCATCGTCGCCGCGCAGAAGTCGACCGGCGAAAAAGACGCGATGATCGCCATGAGCGGCACGCTCAAGAGCCGTCCGCTGATGGCCGTGGCGTTTGAATTCAGTTACATGGGTGGCTCCATGGGCTCGGTGGTGGGCGAAAAGTTCACCCGCGCTGCCGAACGCGCGCTCGCCGAGCGCAGTGCCCTGGTGTGTTTCTCCGCCACCGGCGGCGCACGCATGCAGGAAGCGTTGTTCTCGCTGATGCAGATGGCCAAGACCTCGGCCGCCCTGGCACGCATGCGCGATGCGGGCGTCCCCTACATCAGCGTGCTCACGCATCCGACCACGGGTGGCGTTTCCGCCAGCCTGGGCATGCTGGGTGATATCAACGTCGCCGAGCCGAAGGCGCTGATCGGTTTTGCCGGCCCCCGCGTAATCGAGCAGACCGTGCGTGAGACGCTGCCGGAAGGTTTCCAGCGCTCTGAGTTCCTGCTTGAGCATGGTGCCGTCGATATGATCGTCGACCGCCGCGAAATGCGTGACAAACTGGCTGATGTGCTTGGCTTGCTGGCGAAGGCGCCGCGCGCGGCCTGATCGCGTCAAACGGTCGCAGTGTAGAAAAGCCGCCTTCGGGCGGCTTTCTTTTTTTGTGCGTCTGTGATCGTCTCGTTTTGAGTGTTCGTCATTTCATCCACAGAGGCTGTGGATGAAATTCGCATGAGCTTGTGGAAAACCACTTTAAGTCACTGACGCGACAATCATGCGCACAGCGTGACGAAAAAATGTCCACGCAAATCGCCCGCGTGATGCCTCTTCGCGCATCATCATTTGTCAATCGTTGTGGCGTATTTTTCCCGCTTTTTTTCGTCGGCGATGCACTTGTCCACAGTCGCTGTGCATCACTTGCGAACAAGCATGTGGACAACTCCAAATGCACCGTGCGACGTCAAGCACTTAGTACACAGTGCGCAGATCGTGCTCAATGTGCGCGCGCAAACGGCATGTTTTCCACAGCGTTTGTGGAGACGTTTGGGAGAAGCCTGTGGATAGGTGGGATAACTTGCTGATGCGACAGGTGAGTGTGACATCGTGATGATTTATTGAGCAGCGGTGTCGACGGCATCCAAACATGCGTCGTCTTCGCGTCGGAGTCGTTTGCATGCAAGGTTTTCCACAGCCGCTGTGGAAGTGGCTGGGAGAAGCCTGTGGATAGGTGAGGTAACTTGCTGATGCTGCAAGCGCGAGTTACGCACTGACGGTTTTTTGATCAGGCGTTGTTCTGGGCGTGATCGTAAGGTCGTCGTGGGTGAGCGCTACACCCACTGCATCAGCGGCAATAACCAAAGCGACAGCGTGCCGAGCATGCCACCGATGATCGTTGCGGCAAGCACATCGCTCGGGTAATGCAGGCCAAGGATGACGCGCGAGGCACCGATCAGCGTGGTGAAGGTCAGCAG belongs to Dyella terrae and includes:
- the trpA gene encoding tryptophan synthase subunit alpha: MNRIDRRFAALKAAGRTGLIPFVTAGDPVPAHTVALMHALVDAGADVIELGVPFSDPMADGPVIQHASERAIAKGVGLPDVLRWVAEFRQRDDETPVVLMGYLNPVEIHGYDRFAREAVGAGVDGVLLVDCPLEESAVLAPLKAAGLRQILLAAPTTAPSRMAQLCGLAEGFLYYVSFAGITGAGRLSTQDIATRVADIRARAKAPVAVGFGVRDAQSAKDIAGFADAVVIGSALVERLAGAEQAGDIASRAQAFLQPIRTALDAH
- the accD gene encoding acetyl-CoA carboxylase, carboxyltransferase subunit beta, with the protein product MNWLQKIMTPRVRTPGTATNGKGKVPEGVWEKCGGCGTVLYRPELERNLMVCPKCGHHHTIEARARLKAFLDEGSTQEWWASMEPTDPLKFRDSKKYRDRIVAAQKSTGEKDAMIAMSGTLKSRPLMAVAFEFSYMGGSMGSVVGEKFTRAAERALAERSALVCFSATGGARMQEALFSLMQMAKTSAALARMRDAGVPYISVLTHPTTGGVSASLGMLGDINVAEPKALIGFAGPRVIEQTVRETLPEGFQRSEFLLEHGAVDMIVDRREMRDKLADVLGLLAKAPRAA